A single region of the Streptomyces sp. NBC_01262 genome encodes:
- a CDS encoding thiolase domain-containing protein: MPARDVAIVAFAQTRHVRDSSADSEVELLMPVLHDVLDQVGLKTGEIGFTCSGSSDYLAGRAFSFTMALDGVGAWPPISESHVEMDGAWALYEAWVKLLTGEADTALVYAYGKSSPGEVRDVLTRQLDPYYVASLWPDSVALAALQAQALIDAGETDEDALAAIAGRSRRDGARNPYAQLTGEHAQGDYVVRPLRRADCPPVGDGAAAVVLAAGDTARRICARPAWIRGMDHRIEAHSLGVRDLTDSPSTRLAAGNAGAFDAPVDTAELHAPFSSQEVVLRKACRLADDVVVNPSGGPLAANPVMAAGLIRLGEAAMRIQRGESERALAHATSGPCLQQNLVAVLEGER, encoded by the coding sequence ATGCCGGCGCGCGACGTGGCGATCGTGGCCTTCGCCCAGACCCGGCACGTACGCGACAGTTCGGCCGACTCCGAGGTCGAGCTGCTGATGCCGGTGCTGCACGACGTGCTGGACCAGGTCGGCCTCAAGACGGGCGAGATCGGCTTCACCTGCTCCGGCTCGTCCGACTACCTCGCCGGCCGGGCCTTCTCCTTCACGATGGCCCTGGACGGGGTCGGGGCCTGGCCGCCGATCTCGGAGTCCCACGTCGAGATGGACGGCGCCTGGGCGCTGTACGAGGCCTGGGTGAAGCTGCTCACCGGCGAGGCGGACACCGCGCTGGTGTACGCGTACGGGAAGTCCTCGCCCGGCGAGGTGCGCGACGTCCTGACCCGGCAGCTGGACCCGTACTACGTCGCCTCGCTGTGGCCGGACTCGGTCGCCCTGGCGGCGCTCCAGGCGCAGGCGCTGATCGACGCGGGCGAGACCGACGAGGACGCCCTGGCGGCGATCGCCGGGCGCAGCCGGCGGGACGGCGCGCGCAATCCGTACGCCCAGCTCACCGGCGAGCACGCGCAGGGCGATTACGTGGTGCGCCCGCTGCGCCGCGCCGACTGCCCGCCCGTCGGGGACGGCGCGGCGGCCGTGGTCCTGGCCGCCGGGGACACCGCCAGGCGGATCTGCGCGCGCCCGGCGTGGATCCGGGGCATGGACCACCGCATCGAGGCCCACAGCCTGGGCGTACGGGACCTCACCGACTCGCCGTCCACGCGCCTGGCGGCCGGCAACGCCGGAGCCTTCGACGCGCCCGTGGACACCGCCGAACTGCACGCGCCCTTCAGCTCGCAGGAGGTCGTCCTGCGCAAGGCGTGCCGCCTGGCCGACGATGTCGTGGTCAACCCCTCGGGCGGCCCGCTCGCCGCCAACCCCGTGATGGCCGCCGGGCTGATCCGCCTCGGGGAGGCCGCCATGCGCATACAGCGCGGGGAATCGGAACGGGCCCTTGCGCATGCCACGTCCGGGCCGTGCCTGCAGCAGAACCTCGTCGCCGTCCTGGAGGGAGAGCGCTGA
- a CDS encoding rhodanese-like domain-containing protein, protein MTTTESGIDRLLREARARLDRIGPQQAAAELAAGDALLVDIRPAAQREREGGFAQALVIERNVLEWRLDPLSDARIPEATGHSVRWIVACSEGYTSSLAAAALHDIGLSRATDLDGGFQAWRRAGLPVR, encoded by the coding sequence ATGACCACGACCGAATCGGGCATCGACCGCCTCCTGCGCGAGGCCCGCGCCCGCCTCGACCGCATCGGCCCCCAGCAGGCTGCCGCCGAACTGGCCGCCGGGGACGCCCTCTTGGTCGACATCCGCCCGGCCGCGCAGCGGGAGCGCGAGGGCGGTTTCGCACAGGCGCTGGTGATCGAGCGCAATGTCCTGGAGTGGCGCCTCGACCCGCTCAGCGACGCACGCATCCCCGAGGCCACCGGCCACAGCGTGCGCTGGATCGTCGCCTGCTCCGAGGGCTACACGTCCAGCCTGGCGGCTGCCGCCCTTCACGACATCGGCCTGTCCCGCGCCACCGACCTGGACGGCGGCTTCCAGGCGTGGCGGCGGGCCGGACTGCCGGTCCGCTAG
- a CDS encoding Zn-ribbon domain-containing OB-fold protein: protein MLTAPLVVEFPFTRSLGPVQSAFLTGLREGTVLGVRTAGRRVLVPPVEYDPVTAEEIRDLVEVAPTGTVTTWAWNPSPRPNQPLRTPFAWVLVRLDGADTALLHALDAPGPEAVRSGMRVRIRWAPQRVGAITDIACFEPHDGGITARAVPHSGEFADPVTGITAPARLDYTYSPGRAQTRYLTALEADRRTLGERCPSCRKVYVPPRGACPTCGVATREQVEVGPRGTVTTYCIVNIKARNLDIEVPYVYAHIALDGADLALHGRIGGIPYDQVRMGLRVEPVWTGDGRYPDHYRPTGEPDADYEAYKELL, encoded by the coding sequence ATGCTGACCGCCCCACTGGTCGTCGAATTCCCCTTCACCCGCTCCCTCGGCCCCGTACAGAGCGCCTTCCTCACCGGTCTGCGTGAGGGCACCGTGCTCGGCGTGCGCACCGCCGGCCGCAGGGTCCTCGTGCCGCCCGTCGAGTACGACCCCGTCACGGCCGAGGAGATCCGCGATCTGGTCGAGGTGGCCCCGACCGGCACCGTCACCACCTGGGCCTGGAATCCGTCCCCCCGCCCGAACCAGCCCCTGCGCACGCCGTTCGCCTGGGTGCTGGTGCGCCTGGACGGGGCGGACACCGCGCTGCTGCACGCGCTGGACGCACCCGGGCCGGAGGCCGTGCGCAGCGGGATGCGGGTCCGGATCCGGTGGGCGCCGCAGCGGGTCGGGGCGATCACCGACATCGCCTGCTTCGAACCCCACGACGGCGGGATCACCGCCCGGGCCGTCCCCCACAGCGGCGAGTTCGCCGACCCGGTCACCGGGATCACGGCCCCGGCCCGCCTGGACTACACCTACAGCCCCGGCCGTGCGCAGACCCGCTACCTCACCGCGCTCGAAGCCGACCGCCGCACGCTCGGCGAGCGCTGCCCCTCCTGCCGGAAGGTCTACGTCCCGCCGCGCGGGGCCTGCCCGACCTGCGGGGTGGCCACCAGGGAACAGGTGGAGGTGGGCCCGCGCGGCACCGTCACCACCTACTGCATCGTCAACATCAAGGCGCGCAACCTCGACATCGAGGTCCCCTACGTCTACGCCCACATCGCGCTGGACGGCGCGGACCTGGCCCTGCACGGCCGGATCGGCGGCATCCCCTACGACCAGGTCCGGATGGGCCTGCGCGTGGAGCCGGTCTGGACCGGCGACGGCCGGTACCCCGACCACTACCGACCGACGGGCGAGCCGGACGCCGACTACGAGGCATACAAGGAGCTGCTGTGA
- a CDS encoding acyl-CoA synthetase: MEYNLADLFESVVDVVPHREALAHIDHPGTGAERRLTYAELDAAANRLAHHLAANGIGPGQHVGLYLYNCVEYLQTALACLKIRAVPVNVNYRYVADELVYLFRDADLVALVYDTEFTPRVATALTGTQRLRHLIRVGEAPPSGTAEPALPPVPFADAEASGSPDRDFAPRSPDDQFIIYTGGTTGMPKGVMWRHEDLFFSGMGGGAPTGIPVTRPEELAERVAAGGEGLVFFPTAPLMHGTSTLTAFIGFNFGQKIVIHRKYVPEEVLHTVERERVTSISLVGDAMLRPLADALAGPLKGADCSSLFTVSSSGAIMSETVRAQFHELLPNVVIINNFGSSESGFNGTATDDSGPAKGFRLRVNSHITVVDPATLLPVPPGEPGRIALRGHVPLGYYNDPEQSARTFFERDGERWVLLGDMATVGDDGVVTVLGRGSQCINTGGEKVYPEEVEEALKAHPDIYDALVAGVPDPKWGNHVSAVVQLRDGAAPLTLDQVQAHCRARLAGYKIPRSLVLTARVQRSPSGKADYRWAAATAATAAGSGGLPA, from the coding sequence GTGGAGTACAACCTTGCCGACCTCTTCGAGTCGGTCGTGGACGTCGTACCGCACCGTGAAGCGCTCGCCCACATCGACCACCCAGGCACGGGCGCGGAGCGCCGGCTCACCTACGCCGAACTGGACGCCGCCGCGAACCGGCTCGCCCACCATCTCGCCGCGAACGGCATCGGACCCGGGCAGCATGTCGGCCTGTACCTCTACAACTGCGTCGAGTACCTGCAGACCGCGCTCGCGTGCCTGAAGATCCGCGCGGTCCCGGTCAATGTCAACTACCGCTACGTGGCCGACGAACTGGTCTATCTCTTCCGCGACGCCGACCTCGTGGCGCTCGTCTACGACACCGAGTTCACCCCGCGCGTCGCCACGGCGCTGACCGGCACCCAACGGCTGCGGCACCTCATCCGCGTAGGCGAAGCGCCACCCTCCGGAACCGCCGAACCGGCGCTACCGCCCGTCCCCTTCGCCGACGCCGAGGCATCCGGCTCACCGGACCGGGACTTCGCCCCGCGCTCCCCCGACGACCAGTTCATCATCTACACCGGCGGCACCACCGGCATGCCCAAGGGCGTCATGTGGCGGCACGAGGACCTCTTCTTCTCCGGCATGGGCGGCGGCGCGCCCACCGGCATACCCGTCACACGGCCCGAGGAACTGGCCGAGCGGGTCGCGGCGGGCGGCGAGGGCCTGGTCTTCTTCCCGACCGCCCCGCTGATGCACGGCACCTCCACGCTCACCGCCTTCATCGGCTTCAACTTCGGCCAGAAGATCGTCATTCACCGCAAGTACGTCCCCGAGGAGGTGCTGCACACCGTCGAACGCGAGCGGGTCACCAGCATCTCCCTCGTCGGCGACGCCATGCTGCGGCCCCTCGCCGACGCCCTCGCCGGGCCGCTCAAGGGCGCCGACTGCTCCTCGCTCTTCACCGTCTCCAGCTCCGGCGCGATCATGTCGGAGACCGTACGCGCCCAGTTCCACGAGCTTCTGCCCAACGTCGTGATCATCAACAACTTCGGCTCCTCCGAATCCGGCTTCAACGGCACCGCCACCGACGACTCCGGCCCCGCCAAGGGATTCCGGCTACGCGTCAACTCCCACATCACGGTGGTCGACCCCGCCACGCTGCTGCCCGTACCGCCCGGCGAACCCGGCCGCATCGCCCTGCGCGGGCACGTCCCTCTCGGCTACTACAACGACCCGGAGCAATCCGCCCGGACCTTCTTCGAGCGCGACGGCGAACGCTGGGTCCTGCTCGGCGACATGGCCACCGTCGGCGACGACGGCGTCGTCACCGTCCTCGGCCGTGGCTCCCAGTGCATCAACACCGGCGGCGAGAAGGTCTACCCCGAGGAGGTCGAGGAGGCCCTCAAGGCCCACCCCGACATCTACGACGCCCTCGTCGCCGGCGTCCCCGACCCCAAATGGGGCAACCACGTCTCCGCCGTCGTCCAACTCCGCGACGGCGCCGCCCCACTCACCCTGGACCAGGTCCAGGCCCACTGCCGCGCCCGCCTCGCCGGCTACAAGATCCCACGCAGCCTCGTCCTCACGGCACGCGTCCAGCGCTCCCCCAGCGGCAAGGCGGACTACCGCTGGGCGGCCGCCACGGCGGCCACGGCCGCCGGCTCCGGGGGTCTGCCAGCCTGA
- a CDS encoding endonuclease/exonuclease/phosphatase family protein has translation MTWNLWWRFGPWEQRQRAILDVLRDIRPDVIGLQEVWAQGDDNLAAQLADELGMHWTWAASDAPWRFHKRLGDATVDVGNAVLSRWPIAERASLRLPVDDGTDDGRTALYALLDAPGHQVPFFTTHLNSAPGESAVRCRQAAAVAHFVAERAADAGTDHPPIVTGDFNAEPDSDELRLFRGQGLIDAWSFADPQAPSVTWDANDYPSLAFEHGWRIDYIHVGPPGPDGLGTIRSAHRAGAAPVNGVCPSDHAAVVAELGP, from the coding sequence ATGACGTGGAATCTGTGGTGGCGGTTCGGGCCCTGGGAACAGCGGCAGCGTGCGATTCTCGACGTCCTGCGCGACATCCGGCCCGACGTGATCGGCCTCCAGGAGGTCTGGGCCCAGGGCGACGACAACCTCGCCGCCCAACTCGCCGACGAACTCGGCATGCACTGGACCTGGGCCGCCTCCGATGCCCCCTGGCGCTTCCACAAGCGCCTCGGCGACGCCACGGTCGACGTCGGCAACGCCGTCCTCAGCCGCTGGCCCATCGCCGAGCGCGCCTCGCTACGGCTCCCCGTCGACGACGGCACGGACGACGGCCGCACGGCCCTGTACGCGCTGCTGGACGCGCCGGGGCACCAAGTGCCGTTCTTCACGACGCACTTGAACTCCGCGCCGGGCGAATCCGCGGTGCGGTGCCGGCAGGCTGCCGCTGTCGCCCACTTCGTCGCCGAGCGCGCCGCCGACGCCGGTACGGACCATCCGCCCATCGTCACCGGCGACTTCAACGCCGAGCCCGACTCCGACGAACTACGGCTCTTCCGCGGCCAGGGCCTCATCGACGCCTGGAGCTTCGCCGACCCGCAGGCGCCGTCCGTCACCTGGGACGCCAACGACTACCCCTCGCTCGCCTTCGAGCACGGCTGGCGCATCGACTACATCCACGTCGGCCCCCCCGGCCCCGACGGCCTCGGCACCATCCGCTCCGCCCACCGCGCGGGCGCCGCCCCCGTAAACGGCGTATGCCCCTCGGACCACGCGGCGGTCGTCGCGGAACTCGGTCCCTGA
- a CDS encoding thiolase domain-containing protein yields MSKEPVAVIGIGQTKHTSARRDVSIAGLVREAAVRALEDAGMGWQDIDAVVIGKAPDFFEGVMMPELYLADALGAVGKPMLRVHTAGSVGGSTALVAANLVAARVHRTVLTLAFEKQSESNAMWGLSLPIPFQQPLLAGAGGFFAPHIRAYMRRTGAPDGIGSLVAYKDRRNALKNPYAHLHEPDITLEKVQASPMLWDPIRYSETCPSSDGACAMVLADAACASRAPHPAAWVHGGAMRSEPTLFAGKDFVSPQAGRDCAADVYRQAGITDPRREIDCVEMYVPFSWYEPMWLENLGFAAEGEGWKLTESGVTELDGDLPVNPSGGVLSTNPIGASGMLRFAEAALQVRGRAGEHQVPGARRALGHAYGGGAQFFSMWLVGSDRPGA; encoded by the coding sequence ATGAGCAAGGAACCCGTGGCCGTCATCGGGATCGGCCAGACCAAGCACACCTCGGCGCGCCGGGACGTCTCCATCGCCGGGCTGGTCCGGGAGGCGGCCGTCCGCGCCCTGGAGGACGCCGGGATGGGCTGGCAGGACATCGACGCGGTCGTCATCGGCAAGGCCCCGGACTTCTTCGAGGGCGTGATGATGCCGGAGCTCTACCTCGCCGACGCCCTGGGCGCGGTCGGCAAACCGATGCTGCGCGTGCACACCGCCGGTTCCGTCGGCGGCTCGACCGCACTGGTCGCGGCCAACCTCGTCGCCGCCCGCGTCCACCGCACGGTGCTGACCCTGGCCTTCGAGAAGCAGTCCGAGTCCAACGCCATGTGGGGCCTGTCCCTTCCGATCCCCTTCCAGCAGCCGCTCCTGGCCGGGGCGGGCGGCTTCTTCGCACCTCACATACGCGCCTACATGCGGCGCACCGGCGCGCCGGACGGCATCGGCTCGCTCGTGGCGTACAAGGACCGCCGCAACGCGCTGAAGAACCCGTACGCCCACCTGCACGAGCCGGACATCACCCTGGAGAAGGTCCAGGCCTCACCCATGCTCTGGGACCCGATCCGCTACTCCGAGACCTGCCCCTCCTCGGACGGCGCCTGCGCGATGGTCCTTGCCGACGCCGCATGCGCAAGCCGGGCCCCGCACCCGGCGGCATGGGTGCACGGCGGCGCCATGCGCAGCGAGCCGACGCTCTTCGCGGGCAAGGACTTCGTCAGCCCGCAGGCGGGCCGTGACTGCGCGGCCGACGTCTACCGGCAGGCCGGGATCACCGATCCGCGCCGGGAGATCGACTGCGTGGAGATGTATGTGCCCTTCTCCTGGTACGAGCCGATGTGGCTGGAGAACCTCGGCTTCGCCGCCGAGGGCGAGGGCTGGAAGCTCACCGAGTCCGGCGTCACCGAGCTCGACGGCGATCTGCCCGTCAACCCCTCCGGCGGCGTGCTGTCCACCAACCCCATCGGCGCCTCCGGCATGCTGCGCTTCGCCGAGGCCGCCCTCCAGGTACGCGGCCGGGCCGGCGAGCACCAGGTGCCCGGAGCCCGCCGGGCCCTGGGCCACGCCTACGGCGGCGGGGCGCAGTTCTTTTCCATGTGGCTGGTCGGATCCGACCGTCCGGGCGCGTGA
- a CDS encoding DUF397 domain-containing protein produces the protein MSGGADVSESTIDDRLAREHKPDLDLTNAEWLSTSPSTGDVQIAFIEGFAAMRDRRNPDGPALIFTPAEWRAFVLGARDGEFDLT, from the coding sequence ATGTCGGGAGGAGCGGACGTGTCCGAAAGCACGATCGATGACCGGCTGGCCAGGGAGCACAAGCCGGACCTTGACCTCACGAACGCGGAGTGGCTGTCGACCAGTCCGAGCACCGGAGACGTCCAGATCGCCTTCATCGAGGGCTTCGCCGCCATGCGGGACCGCCGCAACCCGGACGGCCCGGCGCTGATCTTCACCCCCGCCGAGTGGCGCGCCTTCGTACTGGGCGCGCGCGACGGCGAGTTCGACCTGACCTGA
- a CDS encoding isoafricanol synthase: MTDTSASARLSPLTIPFTPRLNPAAERSRQHTLRWLRRFGMLKESSAVMEYDALRLERLMAYFYPDASPHDLDLAADLNAWFFVFDDQFDGELGRRPDEVTAVVEAVVRTMYEDGPLPLSPLTPLTAGFRDIWVRSTAGAPALWQHRFRTHWRAYLRAYRWEARNRTGASLPPLQEFLRGRRESIGVQPCLDFLERCGGYALPAELHAGFPLAEMRRITADVVIFVNDIVSLDKELAVGDVNNSVMVLRHDLGCGLEEAVSRIAATSDSRVARFRHLAAGLPMALDASGVPPVVREQVTRYVSGMRNLMRGTLEWSMETTRYDTTGIAAVSLGRERPWARLTTPGTPAAPRRS; this comes from the coding sequence ATGACGGACACCTCGGCCTCCGCGCGCCTGTCACCGCTCACCATCCCGTTCACGCCACGCCTCAACCCCGCCGCCGAGCGCTCCCGCCAGCACACGCTGCGCTGGCTGCGCCGGTTCGGCATGCTGAAGGAGTCCTCGGCGGTCATGGAGTACGACGCGCTGCGGCTGGAACGGCTGATGGCCTACTTCTACCCCGACGCCTCGCCGCACGACCTCGACCTGGCGGCCGACCTGAACGCCTGGTTCTTCGTCTTCGACGACCAGTTCGACGGCGAGCTCGGGCGCCGGCCGGACGAGGTGACCGCCGTGGTCGAGGCCGTCGTGCGCACGATGTACGAGGACGGCCCGCTGCCGCTGTCCCCCCTCACCCCGCTCACGGCCGGATTCCGCGACATCTGGGTCCGCTCCACCGCCGGCGCCCCGGCCCTCTGGCAGCACCGCTTCCGTACCCACTGGCGCGCCTATCTGCGCGCCTACCGGTGGGAGGCCCGCAACCGGACAGGGGCAAGCCTTCCCCCGCTGCAGGAGTTCCTGCGCGGCCGGCGCGAGTCGATAGGCGTACAGCCCTGTCTGGACTTCCTTGAGCGGTGCGGCGGTTACGCCCTTCCCGCTGAGCTGCACGCCGGTTTCCCGCTCGCCGAGATGCGCCGGATCACCGCCGATGTGGTGATCTTCGTCAACGACATCGTCTCCCTCGACAAGGAACTGGCCGTCGGGGACGTCAACAACAGCGTCATGGTCCTGCGTCACGACCTCGGCTGCGGCCTGGAGGAAGCGGTGAGCCGGATAGCCGCGACATCCGACTCCCGCGTCGCGCGCTTCCGTCACCTCGCCGCGGGACTGCCCATGGCGCTGGACGCCTCGGGTGTCCCGCCCGTGGTGCGCGAGCAGGTCACGCGTTACGTGAGCGGAATGCGCAACCTCATGCGCGGCACCCTGGAGTGGTCGATGGAGACCACCCGGTACGACACCACCGGCATCGCCGCCGTCAGCCTCGGCAGGGAGCGCCCGTGGGCCCGCCTCACGACACCCGGGACACCGGCCGCCCCGCGACGGAGTTGA
- the cpt gene encoding chloramphenicol phosphotransferase CPT has protein sequence MSTPTRVIVLNGGSSSGKSGIARCLQALLLPAPWLTLGCDTLVDALPAAMRASDAGIDVGPDGGVSVGEAFKALDEAWAQGIAAMAHAGARVVVDEVFLGGPASQERWRKALRGLEVLWVGVRCEASVAAGRETARGDRATGMAESQAELVHRGVVYDLEVDTARAESLDCARTIAARVTRVLS, from the coding sequence ATGTCCACCCCAACCCGAGTGATCGTTCTCAACGGCGGCTCCAGCTCCGGCAAGTCCGGGATCGCCCGCTGCCTGCAGGCTCTGCTGCTGCCGGCCCCCTGGCTGACCCTCGGCTGCGACACGCTCGTCGACGCGCTGCCCGCGGCGATGCGGGCCTCGGACGCCGGGATCGACGTCGGCCCGGACGGCGGGGTCAGCGTCGGCGAGGCGTTCAAGGCTCTGGACGAGGCCTGGGCGCAGGGCATCGCCGCCATGGCCCACGCGGGCGCGCGAGTCGTCGTGGACGAGGTCTTCCTCGGCGGTCCCGCCTCACAGGAGCGCTGGCGCAAGGCGCTGCGCGGCCTGGAGGTGCTGTGGGTCGGGGTGCGCTGCGAGGCGTCGGTGGCCGCCGGACGCGAGACCGCCCGGGGCGACCGGGCGACCGGAATGGCCGAGTCCCAGGCGGAGCTGGTGCACCGGGGGGTGGTGTACGACCTGGAGGTGGACACGGCCCGCGCGGAGTCCCTCGACTGCGCACGGACCATCGCGGCGCGCGTGACGCGTGTGCTTTCATAG
- a CDS encoding CGNR zinc finger domain-containing protein: MRYEDYMGNVARLAVEIVNADETAGSPAELSPETARMFSEHGIRPPQWPELAVLLPALRAAVATVADGGPPGPVNRLLTRFPPRMHVSDHDGPGTAHLHYAADGEPAARWLGRTCAAALAHIACGTPDVTVGRCRAQGCPRFFVDQSRNRSRRFCSNTCASRTTVAAHRARQRPGG, encoded by the coding sequence GTGCGTTATGAGGACTACATGGGCAATGTTGCCCGGCTGGCCGTGGAGATCGTCAACGCCGACGAGACAGCGGGCAGCCCGGCCGAGCTGAGCCCGGAGACGGCGCGGATGTTCAGCGAGCACGGCATCCGCCCGCCGCAGTGGCCCGAGCTCGCGGTCCTCCTGCCCGCCCTGCGCGCGGCGGTCGCCACCGTCGCCGACGGCGGTCCGCCCGGTCCCGTAAACCGGCTGCTCACCCGCTTCCCGCCCCGGATGCACGTCAGCGATCACGACGGTCCCGGCACCGCCCACCTGCACTACGCGGCCGACGGCGAGCCCGCCGCCCGCTGGCTGGGCCGGACCTGCGCCGCCGCCCTGGCCCACATCGCCTGCGGTACGCCGGACGTCACCGTCGGCCGCTGCCGGGCGCAGGGTTGCCCGCGCTTCTTCGTCGACCAGTCGCGCAACCGCAGCCGCCGCTTCTGCTCCAACACCTGCGCGAGCCGCACCACGGTGGCCGCCCACCGGGCCCGGCAACGGCCGGGAGGGTGA
- a CDS encoding crotonase/enoyl-CoA hydratase family protein encodes MGGTEHLTVERVGATLVLTLNRPEAKNALSLPMLVGLHDGWLEADEDDAIRSVVLTGAGGCFCSGMDLKSLASNGGLTGQQYRDRLTADPDLHWKAMLRHHRPRKPVIAAVEGHCVAGGTEILQGTDIRIAGESAVFGLYEVRRGLFPIGGSTVRLARQVPRTHALEMLLTGRPYTAGEAAAIGLIGHVVPDGTALDRALETAELINANGPLAVEAVKASVYETAELSEAEGLKLELERGWPIFSTADAKEGSKAFAERRPAVFRRE; translated from the coding sequence ATGGGCGGCACCGAACACCTCACGGTGGAGCGCGTCGGCGCGACACTCGTACTCACCCTCAACCGGCCCGAGGCCAAGAACGCGCTGTCGCTGCCGATGCTCGTCGGCCTGCACGACGGCTGGCTCGAAGCCGATGAGGACGACGCGATCCGCTCGGTCGTCCTCACCGGCGCCGGCGGCTGCTTCTGCTCGGGCATGGACCTGAAATCGCTCGCCTCCAACGGCGGCCTGACGGGGCAGCAGTACCGCGACCGGCTCACCGCCGACCCCGATCTGCACTGGAAGGCGATGCTCCGCCACCACCGCCCCCGCAAACCCGTGATCGCCGCCGTCGAGGGCCACTGCGTCGCCGGCGGCACGGAGATCCTTCAGGGCACCGACATCCGCATCGCGGGGGAGAGCGCCGTATTCGGCCTGTACGAGGTCCGCCGCGGCCTCTTCCCGATCGGCGGCTCGACGGTACGGCTGGCCCGGCAGGTGCCGCGCACGCATGCGCTGGAGATGCTGCTGACCGGGCGGCCCTACACCGCCGGGGAAGCCGCCGCCATCGGTCTGATCGGCCATGTCGTGCCCGACGGCACCGCCCTCGACCGGGCTCTGGAGACGGCCGAGCTGATCAACGCGAACGGTCCGCTGGCGGTCGAGGCGGTGAAGGCCTCGGTGTACGAGACGGCCGAGCTGTCGGAGGCGGAGGGCCTGAAGCTCGAACTGGAGCGCGGCTGGCCGATCTTCTCCACGGCGGACGCGAAGGAAGGGTCGAAGGCCTTCGCGGAGCGGCGCCCGGCGGTGTTCCGCCGTGAGTGA
- a CDS encoding cysteine dioxygenase — MALSDRAGGPTPLVLSQLRALVRGFAAAVEGGAHRPVHDPAARWYTRLHHDPYVDVWLITWPRDTSTELHDHAGSLGALTVVRGSLTEHRWAYDGRGGGAIATRELPAGRGAAFPLGHVHDVVNTSHEPAVSVHAYSPPLTAMSYYAVDDAGSLRRTRTVLTDEPEPQSLQEALR, encoded by the coding sequence ATGGCCCTGTCCGACAGGGCGGGCGGTCCCACGCCGCTTGTCCTTTCCCAGCTGCGCGCGCTCGTACGCGGCTTCGCCGCCGCCGTCGAGGGCGGTGCGCACCGGCCCGTCCACGATCCCGCCGCCCGCTGGTACACCCGGCTGCACCACGACCCGTACGTCGACGTCTGGCTGATCACCTGGCCCCGCGACACCTCCACCGAGCTGCACGACCACGCCGGCTCCCTCGGAGCCCTCACCGTCGTACGCGGCTCCCTCACCGAGCACCGCTGGGCCTACGACGGCCGGGGCGGCGGCGCGATCGCCACCCGCGAGCTGCCCGCCGGGCGCGGGGCCGCGTTTCCGCTCGGCCATGTCCACGATGTCGTGAACACCTCCCACGAGCCCGCGGTGAGCGTGCACGCGTACTCGCCGCCACTCACCGCGATGTCGTACTACGCCGTCGACGACGCGGGCTCGCTGCGCAGGACGCGTACCGTGCTGACCGACGAGCCCGAACCCCAGTCCCTCCAGGAGGCCCTGCGATGA